One stretch of Marinobacterium iners DNA includes these proteins:
- a CDS encoding LysR family transcriptional regulator, whose translation MQISLEQWQAMLAVVDAGGYAKAAERLGKSQSAISYSVQKLESGLNVRVFRLEGRRAVLTEAGEALCHHARRLLEQAEQAEQLAEQFGMGYEAQIHIAMDTIFPKELMLDTLANYAATHPQTRITLLETVLSGSDEAVLKRDVDMAISGRLPPGFLGERLLQIRFLACAHPEHPLHQLDRPLSLEDLRQHRQLVVRDSGSRNDDAGWLGADQRWTLSNVSTSIMAATKGIGYAWYPMTHAASAIESGQLKPLQLEVGAERYADLYLILTDGELARPGVQKLAAMIKEAVRGAKQHDQLE comes from the coding sequence ATGCAGATATCACTGGAACAGTGGCAGGCCATGCTGGCAGTTGTGGATGCCGGAGGGTACGCCAAAGCAGCCGAACGTCTTGGCAAAAGCCAGTCGGCCATCAGTTATTCGGTTCAAAAACTGGAGTCAGGCCTTAATGTTCGCGTGTTTCGGCTGGAAGGGCGCCGGGCAGTCCTCACTGAAGCAGGAGAAGCCTTGTGTCATCATGCAAGGCGCCTGCTCGAACAGGCGGAGCAGGCTGAACAACTGGCTGAACAGTTTGGGATGGGCTATGAAGCACAAATTCATATCGCAATGGATACCATTTTCCCGAAGGAGTTAATGCTCGATACCCTCGCCAATTATGCTGCCACCCATCCACAGACGCGCATCACCTTGCTTGAAACGGTCCTCAGCGGCAGTGACGAGGCCGTGCTCAAGCGAGACGTAGACATGGCCATCAGCGGTCGACTCCCGCCAGGCTTTCTGGGTGAGCGTTTACTGCAGATTCGCTTTCTAGCATGTGCACATCCTGAACATCCCCTTCATCAACTTGACCGTCCACTGAGCCTGGAGGATTTGCGTCAACACCGCCAACTGGTCGTACGTGATTCTGGCAGTCGCAATGATGACGCAGGTTGGCTTGGGGCTGACCAGCGTTGGACTCTCAGTAATGTTTCCACGTCGATAATGGCGGCAACAAAAGGTATCGGATATGCATGGTACCCAATGACACATGCAGCCAGTGCGATTGAATCTGGACAGCTCAAGCCTCTTCAGCTTGAAGTCGGTGCCGAACGCTATGCTGACCTTTACCTGATCCTAACCGATGGTGAGCTGGCTAGACCCGGGGTGCAAAAACTCGCTGCCATGATTAAGGAAGCTGTTCGTGGAGCAAAACAGCATGACCAGTTAGAATGA
- the tnpB gene encoding IS66 family insertion sequence element accessory protein TnpB (TnpB, as the term is used for proteins encoded by IS66 family insertion elements, is considered an accessory protein, since TnpC, encoded by a neighboring gene, is a DDE family transposase.), with translation MIRIDEIWLATEPMDKRAGPDTALARVVKVFGEARPHAAYLFANKRGNRMKVLIHDGLGIWLCSRRLHQGRFSWTETWRGDRIALQLQALVQGLPWQRMGDAGVITVV, from the coding sequence ATGATCCGCATCGATGAGATCTGGTTGGCCACCGAGCCCATGGACAAGCGGGCGGGGCCTGATACGGCGCTGGCACGGGTGGTTAAGGTGTTCGGCGAGGCGCGACCGCATGCGGCTTATCTGTTTGCCAACAAGCGCGGTAACCGCATGAAGGTGCTGATCCATGATGGCCTGGGTATCTGGCTCTGTTCGCGCCGACTGCATCAGGGCCGCTTCAGTTGGACCGAGACATGGCGCGGCGACCGTATCGCCTTACAACTGCAGGCGCTGGTACAAGGCCTGCCCTGGCAGCGTATGGGTGACGCAGGTGTCATCACCGTCGTCTGA
- the galU gene encoding UTP--glucose-1-phosphate uridylyltransferase GalU, producing MLNKVIIPVAGLGTRVLPASKAIPKEMLPVVDKPVIQYVVEEAVSAGFTQIILVTRSGKESIEDHFDRNAELEEALTAKGKEELLQAVRNTLPTGSQLISVRQDQALGLGHAVLCAAQLIHDEEDFAVMLPDMLIDTNGESSDLKQMVAHYYEHQCGQIMVEAVPEHQVERYGIVDCGGMPPAIGTSSKLHNLVEKPTRSEAPSNLAIVGRYILPGKIMHLLRKTTAGAGGEIQLTDAIKSLVESGDLLHAFTMSGDLYDCGNKSGLLQANLAFGLKHSETAADLKAYINKIVGDGLLLSQ from the coding sequence ATGCTGAATAAAGTCATTATTCCAGTCGCCGGGCTTGGGACTCGAGTTTTGCCTGCCAGCAAAGCGATTCCAAAAGAGATGTTGCCTGTTGTCGATAAACCGGTCATTCAATATGTAGTCGAAGAAGCGGTTTCTGCAGGATTTACTCAGATCATTCTGGTCACACGTAGTGGCAAGGAATCGATCGAGGATCACTTTGATCGCAATGCGGAGCTGGAAGAGGCTCTGACTGCGAAAGGCAAGGAGGAACTGCTTCAGGCAGTGCGCAATACGCTCCCGACAGGTTCACAGCTCATATCAGTACGTCAGGATCAGGCCCTAGGCCTGGGACATGCGGTTCTCTGTGCGGCTCAACTGATTCATGACGAGGAAGACTTTGCGGTTATGCTACCAGACATGCTGATCGACACTAATGGTGAGTCCAGCGATCTAAAGCAAATGGTTGCACACTACTATGAGCACCAGTGCGGCCAGATCATGGTTGAGGCGGTACCGGAACATCAGGTGGAGCGATACGGAATCGTTGACTGTGGTGGTATGCCGCCTGCCATCGGTACAAGTTCAAAGCTGCATAATTTGGTTGAAAAACCTACACGGTCCGAAGCACCGTCCAACCTTGCCATAGTCGGTCGTTATATCCTGCCAGGCAAGATCATGCACCTGCTGCGTAAAACCACAGCCGGCGCAGGTGGAGAAATACAACTCACTGATGCAATCAAATCACTGGTGGAATCGGGAGACCTTCTTCACGCTTTTACCATGTCAGGTGATCTGTATGACTGCGGAAACAAATCGGGCCTGCTGCAGGCCAACCTGGCATTTGGGCTCAAGCACTCAGAAACAGCAGCCGACCTGAAGGCATACATAAATAAAATAGTGGGCGATGGCCTGTTATTGTCACAATAA
- a CDS encoding ABC transporter permease has translation MNSRLLWTAFVTIVVKEIRRFTRIWVQTLLPPAITMTLYFIIFGNLIGSRIGDMGGFDYMEYIVPGLIMMSVITNSYGNVVSSFFGTKFQRNIEELLVSPVPNWIILAGYVIGGATRGLMVGFIVTLLSLFFTKLQINHLFITITVVLLTAILFSLGGFINAVYAKTFDDIAIVPTFILTPLTYLGGVFYSIQLLPGFWQGVSQLNPILYMVNSFRYGILGVSDIDIGFAFAMIIGFIVVLGGVAIHLLNTGKGIRE, from the coding sequence ATGAATTCCCGGCTGCTATGGACCGCGTTCGTCACTATCGTCGTCAAGGAAATCCGTCGCTTTACCCGTATCTGGGTTCAGACCCTGCTGCCGCCAGCGATCACCATGACGCTCTATTTCATTATTTTCGGTAACCTGATCGGCTCTCGCATTGGTGACATGGGTGGCTTCGATTACATGGAATATATCGTTCCGGGCCTGATCATGATGTCAGTTATCACCAACTCCTACGGTAACGTGGTGTCCTCTTTCTTCGGCACCAAGTTTCAGCGCAATATCGAGGAACTGCTGGTCTCGCCGGTGCCTAATTGGATTATCCTGGCCGGCTATGTGATTGGCGGCGCCACACGAGGGTTGATGGTAGGCTTTATCGTGACCCTGCTGTCACTGTTTTTCACAAAGTTACAGATCAACCACCTCTTCATCACTATTACTGTGGTATTGCTGACCGCGATTCTGTTTTCGCTGGGTGGTTTCATCAATGCCGTGTACGCCAAAACCTTTGATGATATCGCGATCGTGCCTACCTTCATCCTGACCCCGCTGACCTATCTGGGTGGCGTGTTCTACAGCATCCAGCTGTTGCCGGGATTCTGGCAGGGGGTGTCACAGCTGAATCCGATTCTGTATATGGTAAACAGTTTCCGTTATGGCATTTTGGGCGTCAGTGACATCGATATCGGTTTTGCCTTCGCCATGATTATTGGGTTTATTGTCGTGTTGGGAGGCGTTGCCATTCATTTGCTGAATACTGGCAAGGGGATTCGAGAATGA
- a CDS encoding PA2817 family protein — MTDRHSFHLNLLKIAYNNLIQQPTFKDTEASEELEFLDQFAALVDDFEHHRPEAYEDGQTLLVRLVRGYPQFVPLLARDLFWLFGGECLHFMSDEEIEQFQQLDETQAELEASNTPVDYLSLRQSILGDASDTRH, encoded by the coding sequence GTGACCGATCGCCACAGCTTTCATCTGAACCTGCTCAAGATCGCCTATAACAACCTGATTCAACAGCCAACCTTCAAGGACACCGAAGCCAGCGAGGAGCTTGAGTTTCTGGACCAGTTTGCCGCACTGGTGGATGATTTCGAACATCATCGCCCAGAAGCATACGAAGATGGCCAAACCCTGCTGGTCCGACTGGTACGTGGCTACCCACAATTCGTACCATTATTGGCACGTGACCTCTTCTGGCTGTTTGGCGGCGAGTGTCTGCACTTTATGAGTGACGAGGAGATCGAGCAGTTCCAGCAGCTTGATGAAACACAGGCTGAGCTTGAGGCCAGCAACACCCCTGTAGATTACCTGTCACTGCGACAGAGTATTCTTGGGGATGCATCGGACACCCGACACTGA
- a CDS encoding putative bifunctional diguanylate cyclase/phosphodiesterase — protein MRLSLSSHSEPVIARTRDQLYLLGWHDVPGGSRLQGGVKLSDDTVGHLAHRLEYPVLLQAEELSVGQGFESRLSLQRLQQLERSQQGWVGADDEYYGAITFAEPGIEARLIFAVPVKGLGHELETLGQSMLVLLLLALVGFTPLGGWFISRVITRPLGKLSLAVQNLKEGNYQRIQGFDQKSDLGRLASSFNTMVTALNEREEALRDSSRELRQLSAALEQSPACIIITDLQGIIQYVNPGFCRVTGYSAADVKGRPVSLLKSSSTHADTFGQLWSSLSSKGEWHGELLNQRKNGEQFWVAATISVLRDEQGQPDRYLAIEEDISLRKSYEEQLFHRSNYDALTDLPNRELIQDRLQQAIEMAEAQQHQVAVLFINLLQFRRVNEVQGHQAGDTLLCQAAQRLQQVLSPLESLGRIGSDEFVVVVPEVTRMQAVENLTRCLLQQFDVPFQLSDTEVRVAACIGIALYPDDGLRADMLLRHADAAMQQVRMRKESGYCFFMEEMNEHARHSLEMEQALHDALERNEFVLWYQPLLDLKTRRITGVEALVRWHRPGYGLVPPDEFIPRAEESGQILPLGHLVLAEAIRQAASWQRQMGLKLNLAVNISPRQILQPDFVQQVKQLLIIHELMPGSLELEITESIFLDVEAEGRTIETLKQLRSLGVRLSIDDFGTGFSALGYLKRFPVDILKIDRQFVRDIHTDQDAATLCQAIIWMARGMHMEVIAEGVELEEQLDMLAESGADVAQGYYIAKPQPAECLPQMLERYEDRKAI, from the coding sequence TTGCGACTGTCCCTGTCCAGTCATTCAGAGCCTGTGATTGCTCGCACGCGAGACCAGCTCTACCTGTTGGGGTGGCATGACGTGCCGGGTGGTTCAAGGCTTCAAGGTGGAGTAAAACTCAGCGATGATACGGTAGGCCACCTTGCGCACCGGCTTGAATACCCGGTGCTGTTACAGGCCGAAGAACTCAGTGTAGGGCAAGGATTCGAGTCACGACTCTCGTTACAACGCTTACAGCAACTTGAACGGAGTCAGCAAGGCTGGGTCGGGGCGGATGATGAATACTACGGTGCTATTACGTTTGCTGAGCCAGGAATTGAAGCGCGATTGATTTTCGCGGTACCGGTTAAAGGCTTGGGCCATGAGCTGGAGACGCTTGGGCAGTCGATGCTGGTACTTTTACTGCTTGCTCTGGTTGGGTTTACCCCGTTGGGTGGCTGGTTCATAAGTCGGGTGATTACACGCCCGCTGGGCAAGCTGTCGCTTGCAGTACAGAACCTGAAAGAAGGCAACTATCAACGTATTCAGGGATTTGATCAAAAAAGCGACCTGGGTCGCCTGGCATCGTCATTCAACACCATGGTGACGGCGCTCAATGAGCGTGAAGAAGCGCTAAGGGACAGTAGTCGTGAATTGCGGCAGTTGTCTGCTGCACTGGAACAAAGTCCAGCCTGTATTATCATCACGGATCTCCAAGGCATTATTCAGTATGTTAATCCGGGTTTTTGCCGTGTGACAGGCTATAGCGCTGCTGATGTGAAAGGGCGGCCGGTTAGTCTGCTTAAATCCTCTTCAACCCATGCTGACACCTTTGGTCAGCTCTGGAGTTCACTAAGCAGTAAGGGCGAGTGGCATGGCGAGCTGCTCAACCAGCGCAAGAATGGTGAGCAGTTCTGGGTGGCGGCTACCATTTCAGTGTTGCGTGACGAGCAGGGTCAGCCAGATCGCTATCTGGCCATTGAGGAAGATATTTCACTGCGTAAAAGTTACGAAGAGCAACTGTTTCACCGCAGCAATTATGATGCACTCACGGATCTTCCAAATCGAGAATTGATCCAGGATCGTTTGCAGCAGGCAATTGAAATGGCTGAGGCGCAGCAGCATCAGGTTGCTGTTCTGTTCATCAATCTATTGCAATTCCGTCGCGTGAATGAAGTCCAGGGTCATCAGGCAGGAGATACACTACTCTGTCAGGCCGCTCAACGCTTGCAGCAGGTACTTTCGCCCCTGGAAAGCCTCGGTCGGATTGGCAGTGACGAGTTTGTGGTCGTTGTTCCAGAAGTGACTCGCATGCAGGCGGTTGAAAATCTCACGCGCTGTCTGTTACAGCAGTTTGATGTCCCTTTTCAGCTTAGTGATACCGAGGTCCGTGTGGCGGCCTGTATCGGTATTGCCCTGTACCCTGACGATGGATTGCGCGCTGATATGCTGCTGCGTCATGCTGATGCGGCAATGCAACAAGTGCGCATGCGTAAGGAGTCAGGTTACTGTTTTTTCATGGAAGAGATGAATGAACATGCACGGCACTCACTTGAGATGGAGCAGGCGCTGCATGATGCGCTTGAGCGAAACGAATTTGTACTTTGGTATCAGCCACTGCTTGATCTGAAAACCCGCCGCATTACAGGTGTTGAGGCACTTGTGCGCTGGCACCGTCCGGGTTACGGGCTGGTTCCACCGGATGAATTTATTCCAAGGGCTGAAGAAAGCGGTCAGATTTTGCCACTCGGACACTTGGTACTGGCCGAGGCCATTCGTCAGGCAGCCAGTTGGCAAAGACAGATGGGGCTTAAGCTGAATCTCGCAGTGAATATTTCTCCCCGACAGATTCTGCAGCCCGATTTTGTGCAGCAGGTTAAACAGCTGTTGATTATTCATGAGCTGATGCCAGGCAGTCTGGAGCTTGAAATTACCGAGTCTATTTTTCTCGATGTTGAAGCAGAAGGCCGTACTATTGAGACATTGAAGCAATTGAGAAGCCTAGGCGTACGCTTGTCGATTGATGACTTTGGTACAGGGTTCTCGGCACTGGGTTACTTGAAGCGTTTTCCGGTAGATATTCTCAAAATTGATCGCCAATTCGTGCGGGATATTCATACGGATCAGGACGCTGCAACACTGTGTCAGGCGATTATCTGGATGGCCAGGGGAATGCACATGGAAGTGATTGCCGAGGGTGTTGAACTGGAAGAGCAACTCGACATGCTGGCTGAATCGGGAGCCGATGTGGCGCAGGGCTATTACATCGCGAAACCGCAGCCGGCTGAATGTCTGCCTCAGATGCTTGAACGATATGAAGACAGAAAGGCAATATGA
- the tnpA gene encoding IS66-like element accessory protein TnpA, whose translation MTPSSAPQGPRKRRHFSPVFKAEIVAQCRQPNVSVSRIALDNGLNANMVRRWMREAERANTPLPMPAFVPVQLPAPHRPAQIDHSVIRIECTRPSGTVVVEWPVDQAQPCLALLRDLLS comes from the coding sequence ATGACCCCATCAAGCGCACCCCAAGGCCCACGCAAACGCCGTCATTTTTCACCCGTGTTCAAGGCCGAGATCGTGGCGCAATGCCGCCAGCCGAACGTATCCGTTTCACGGATTGCACTGGATAATGGCCTTAACGCCAACATGGTACGGCGCTGGATGCGAGAAGCCGAACGCGCCAATACACCGCTCCCGATGCCAGCCTTCGTCCCCGTTCAACTCCCTGCACCACATCGGCCAGCTCAGATCGATCACTCTGTTATTCGCATCGAGTGTACAAGACCTTCGGGAACAGTCGTGGTTGAGTGGCCAGTTGATCAAGCCCAGCCGTGCCTTGCCCTGTTGCGCGACCTGTTGTCATGA
- a CDS encoding ABC transporter ATP-binding protein, with protein MTTALSIQDLRKVYGNGFEALKGISLDVQQGDFFALLGPNGAGKSTTLGIVSSLVNKTAGKVSVFGYDIDTQLAQAKQCLGVVPQEFNFNPFEKVVDIVVTQAGYYGIPRRQALQRAEIYLGKLGLWEKRDERARMLSGGMKRRLMIARALVHEPKLLILDEPTAGVDIELRRSMWDFLSEINAAGTTIILTTHYLEEAESLCRNIAIIDHGSIIQNTSMKALLQKLDTETFILDLRQDFTELPKLDGYVIRPRDAHTLEVDVPKAAGLNALFSHLAEQGLEVSSMRNKANRLEELFVSLVDKNLKQESK; from the coding sequence ATGACAACGGCGCTTTCGATACAGGATTTAAGAAAGGTATACGGTAACGGCTTCGAGGCTCTCAAGGGGATCTCTCTGGACGTGCAGCAGGGAGACTTCTTTGCCCTGTTGGGCCCAAATGGTGCCGGCAAATCAACAACGCTGGGGATCGTTTCCTCGCTGGTCAACAAAACGGCCGGCAAGGTCAGTGTGTTTGGTTACGATATTGATACCCAGCTGGCGCAGGCCAAGCAGTGCCTTGGGGTTGTACCGCAGGAGTTCAACTTCAACCCGTTTGAAAAAGTAGTGGATATCGTTGTCACTCAGGCTGGGTATTACGGTATTCCGCGCAGGCAGGCGTTGCAGCGTGCTGAAATTTACCTGGGCAAACTTGGGCTTTGGGAAAAGCGCGATGAGCGTGCTCGCATGCTGTCCGGTGGCATGAAGCGCCGCCTGATGATTGCCCGTGCGTTGGTGCATGAACCCAAGTTGCTGATTCTGGACGAGCCCACTGCAGGGGTCGATATCGAGCTGCGCCGTTCCATGTGGGATTTCCTGAGTGAAATAAATGCCGCAGGGACAACTATTATCCTCACGACGCACTATCTGGAAGAAGCTGAAAGCCTGTGTCGCAATATCGCCATCATCGATCATGGCAGCATTATCCAGAATACCAGTATGAAAGCACTGCTGCAGAAGCTGGATACGGAAACCTTCATTCTGGATCTGCGCCAGGATTTTACCGAGCTGCCCAAACTTGATGGGTACGTGATCCGGCCGCGTGATGCACATACCCTTGAGGTCGATGTGCCAAAGGCGGCAGGGCTCAATGCGCTGTTCAGCCACTTGGCCGAGCAGGGGCTGGAAGTGAGCAGTATGCGCAACAAAGCCAACCGGCTGGAAGAACTGTTTGTGTCGCTGGTCGACAAGAATTTGAAACAGGAGTCAAAATGA
- a CDS encoding oxidoreductase-like domain-containing protein, whose translation MSDKPTPPADGECCENGCEPCVWDTYYEELRLWQEEQSRQQKESENAE comes from the coding sequence ATGAGCGACAAACCGACACCACCTGCAGATGGCGAGTGCTGCGAAAATGGCTGCGAGCCATGCGTGTGGGACACCTATTACGAAGAGTTGAGACTGTGGCAGGAAGAACAGTCACGACAACAGAAGGAATCCGAAAATGCTGAATAA
- a CDS encoding FMN-dependent NADH-azoreductase has protein sequence MATLLHIRSSIFGDSGQSSVLANDFITQWHLNHDKAEVITRDLISDPLPLLDAELVSALVSSAESRTAKQQSIVNLANRLLAEVRSADQILIGVPMYNFGIPVQMKAWFDLLARSGVTFKYTDQGPVGLLEDKPVVLIATRGGQYKDGGYDFQIPFVKQFLGFLGLKDVRTVYAEGLNMGEPTQAESLSAARAELQS, from the coding sequence ATGGCGACTCTTCTTCATATACGCAGCAGTATCTTTGGTGACAGCGGGCAGTCGTCCGTATTGGCCAATGATTTCATTACACAGTGGCATCTGAACCACGACAAGGCTGAGGTTATTACGCGTGATCTGATTTCAGACCCTTTGCCTCTGCTTGATGCCGAGTTGGTGTCGGCGTTGGTGAGTTCAGCTGAAAGTCGTACAGCGAAACAGCAATCCATCGTGAATTTGGCAAATCGCTTGCTGGCAGAAGTCCGCTCGGCCGATCAGATCCTGATCGGAGTTCCAATGTACAACTTTGGAATCCCAGTGCAGATGAAGGCTTGGTTCGACCTGCTTGCTCGTAGTGGTGTGACATTTAAGTATACGGATCAGGGGCCTGTCGGGTTACTTGAAGACAAGCCGGTGGTACTGATTGCAACGAGAGGCGGTCAGTATAAGGATGGGGGATATGACTTCCAGATTCCATTTGTAAAACAGTTCCTGGGCTTTCTCGGCCTCAAGGATGTACGAACCGTTTACGCAGAAGGTCTGAATATGGGGGAGCCTACTCAGGCTGAGTCTCTGAGCGCCGCACGTGCAGAACTTCAGTCGTGA
- a CDS encoding putative bifunctional diguanylate cyclase/phosphodiesterase, which translates to MPRESVPPQTTSLNTSVDEQLRIMQASLEHLSDLVVVTDADLTPPGPRIVYVNQAVIERTGYDRERLIGASPRLFQGKDTCREALNRIGNALRRGERVREELLNYTSSGDAYWIGISIVPLFDDSGQLTHFVSTQSDITSRKRIESDLLLFRQAIDQSPSSVIITDNSGHITYVNNGFEINSGYSRDDVLGRTPGFRAWEPKSEVEKRAFWDRLDSGLPWRGEFVNRHKQGHRVVKRAVVSPVRNMEGNISHFLSVEQDITAEKEALSQLEYLAYHDPVTQMPNRRLLQQRVEALLHAPLIAPSAALLLIDLDDFKRINDAHGHGFGDRVLQKIGSRLQKQLLSESELVARLGGDEFGVLLCGRTTDAESDLIWRLEALSQQLARPLNIDGETLLLAGSIGVARIPQHGRSFVTLQRNADLALYKAKADGKGGYATFTAELNVAAQRRVRLEESLRLTILRDELSLAVQSQFGPAGDIRGAEVLVRWLRGPEGVPVSPAEFIPVAEASGLIKPLTLTVFRQALEIAAQLKAAGLRIPLSINLSSDLFRDSALIDALVDLVADSVVTPDALMLEITESLFIDTHPDLLRNMARLAELGFAFSLDDFGTGYSNLAYLKRLHLSELKIDKSFVDGLPQDEDNRAIVLSIISIARQLRLRVVAEGVETSAQADFLVAHGCELLQGYLLHKPSPAEEWLGQLMDGIEKNCRKGVDH; encoded by the coding sequence ATGCCGAGGGAATCTGTGCCCCCACAAACGACCAGCCTTAACACCTCCGTTGATGAGCAGTTGCGCATCATGCAGGCGAGTCTTGAACATCTTTCTGATCTTGTGGTGGTGACGGATGCGGACCTGACGCCCCCAGGTCCGCGTATTGTCTATGTCAATCAGGCCGTTATTGAGCGTACGGGCTATGACCGTGAACGGTTGATAGGCGCCAGCCCGCGTCTGTTTCAGGGAAAAGATACCTGTAGAGAAGCGTTGAATCGAATCGGCAATGCCTTGCGCCGCGGTGAAAGGGTGCGCGAAGAGTTGCTGAATTATACCAGCAGTGGTGATGCGTATTGGATCGGCATCAGCATAGTGCCTCTTTTTGATGACAGCGGGCAGCTCACTCACTTTGTCAGTACCCAAAGTGATATTACCTCACGCAAGCGCATTGAATCCGATCTGCTGCTGTTTCGCCAGGCGATCGACCAAAGTCCTTCCAGCGTCATTATTACTGACAACAGTGGGCATATTACCTACGTTAATAATGGCTTTGAAATCAACTCCGGCTACAGTCGTGACGATGTTTTGGGGCGAACCCCCGGCTTTCGGGCCTGGGAACCTAAAAGTGAGGTTGAAAAGAGGGCTTTCTGGGACCGTCTGGATAGTGGTTTGCCTTGGCGAGGTGAGTTCGTTAATCGGCATAAACAGGGACATCGCGTGGTCAAGCGCGCCGTAGTTTCACCGGTGCGTAATATGGAAGGAAACATCAGCCATTTCCTGTCGGTCGAGCAGGATATTACGGCGGAAAAGGAGGCCCTGTCTCAACTGGAGTATTTGGCCTACCACGACCCCGTGACTCAGATGCCCAACCGTCGCCTGCTGCAGCAGAGGGTCGAAGCATTGCTCCATGCTCCACTCATTGCCCCGTCAGCTGCACTGTTGCTGATAGATCTGGATGATTTCAAACGGATCAACGATGCGCATGGTCATGGATTTGGCGATCGAGTGCTGCAGAAAATCGGCTCTCGTCTGCAAAAACAGCTGTTAAGTGAGAGCGAATTGGTCGCTCGCCTTGGGGGTGATGAGTTTGGCGTGCTTTTGTGCGGCCGAACAACAGATGCCGAGTCTGACCTGATCTGGAGATTGGAGGCCTTGAGCCAACAGTTGGCCAGACCACTCAATATTGATGGTGAAACACTACTGCTTGCCGGCAGCATTGGTGTTGCCAGAATTCCGCAACATGGTCGCAGCTTTGTAACCCTGCAGCGCAATGCCGATCTTGCTCTGTACAAGGCCAAGGCTGATGGTAAGGGAGGCTACGCCACGTTCACGGCGGAGCTGAACGTGGCGGCTCAACGCAGGGTAAGGCTTGAAGAATCACTTCGCCTCACGATTCTGCGGGATGAGCTCAGCCTTGCTGTACAGTCACAGTTCGGGCCCGCTGGCGATATTCGGGGGGCCGAGGTCCTGGTGCGCTGGTTGCGTGGTCCGGAAGGCGTTCCGGTGTCGCCCGCTGAGTTTATACCGGTGGCGGAAGCTTCCGGTCTCATCAAGCCTCTGACATTGACGGTGTTCAGGCAGGCGCTTGAGATTGCGGCGCAACTCAAGGCTGCCGGCTTGCGAATTCCGCTGTCAATCAATCTCAGTTCGGATCTGTTTCGTGATAGTGCGCTGATCGATGCACTGGTCGATCTGGTGGCTGATAGCGTTGTAACACCTGACGCGTTGATGCTTGAAATTACCGAAAGCCTGTTTATCGATACTCATCCGGACTTGTTGCGGAACATGGCGCGGCTGGCGGAGCTGGGGTTTGCCTTTTCATTGGACGACTTCGGTACAGGGTACTCCAATCTGGCCTATCTGAAACGTTTGCACTTGAGTGAGCTCAAGATCGATAAGAGTTTTGTGGATGGTTTACCGCAGGATGAAGATAACCGGGCCATTGTACTTTCGATTATCTCGATCGCTCGCCAGTTAAGACTTAGAGTTGTAGCAGAAGGTGTTGAAACGTCTGCGCAGGCTGACTTTCTTGTCGCCCATGGCTGTGAGCTGTTGCAGGGCTATTTGCTTCACAAACCATCGCCTGCCGAGGAGTGGCTGGGGCAGCTAATGGACGGTATAGAAAAAAACTGTCGAAAGGGGGTTGACCACTAA